In Candidatus Eisenbacteria bacterium, a single window of DNA contains:
- a CDS encoding sodium:proton antiporter — protein MSLFAIFALLMTITALFSFLNERWFKLPTTIGVMVASLLASIILIILSRLGLNASGWAFSILQRIDFNALLMKGMLSFLLFAGALHLDLDSLLDRRWSILTLATVGVLISTFMIGTASWLIFNAIGLEVPFVYALLFGALISPTDPIAVLGLLKRAKMPGTLETMITGESLFNDGVGVVVFTLVLGFIAGGHEMSLWETGKLFFVEAIGGVIYGILLGLLGYLFLKSVDNYKVEALLSLALVTGGYALAGFLHTSGPIAMVVAGLFIGNRGRAFAMSDKTRERLDDFWELMDEILNALLFVMIGLEVLVLDLMRPYFVAGFLLIPTVLISRFFSVGIPLSLLRYYKAPPPYTIRIMTWGGLRGGVSIALALSLPLSPQRGLILMSTYIIVIFAILVQGLTFGRLARWVSAKIPSV, from the coding sequence ATGAGTCTTTTTGCCATCTTCGCTTTATTGATGACGATAACGGCTCTATTCAGTTTTTTAAACGAACGGTGGTTCAAGTTGCCAACAACCATCGGGGTCATGGTCGCTTCATTGTTAGCTTCCATTATACTTATTATCCTCAGCAGGCTCGGTCTCAATGCTTCAGGATGGGCTTTTTCCATTCTTCAACGGATAGACTTCAATGCCCTATTAATGAAAGGAATGCTGAGTTTTCTTTTGTTTGCCGGGGCGCTGCATTTGGATCTCGATTCGCTCCTGGATAGACGATGGAGTATTCTGACACTGGCAACGGTGGGGGTCCTGATTTCGACTTTTATGATCGGAACGGCATCCTGGCTCATCTTTAATGCAATCGGTTTGGAAGTCCCATTTGTCTATGCATTATTATTCGGCGCCCTCATATCACCGACTGACCCCATCGCCGTTCTAGGGCTGCTGAAAAGAGCCAAGATGCCGGGAACGCTCGAAACGATGATTACCGGAGAATCCCTGTTTAATGATGGTGTTGGAGTGGTTGTCTTTACCCTGGTTTTAGGATTTATAGCCGGTGGGCATGAAATGTCCTTGTGGGAGACCGGAAAATTGTTTTTTGTGGAGGCCATCGGCGGCGTGATTTACGGCATACTCCTCGGCCTACTTGGTTACCTTTTCCTCAAGAGCGTAGATAATTATAAAGTCGAAGCTCTGCTGAGTCTGGCGCTTGTAACTGGAGGATATGCTCTGGCTGGTTTTCTGCATACATCCGGCCCCATCGCAATGGTCGTGGCCGGGTTATTTATTGGGAACCGTGGCCGGGCTTTCGCGATGTCGGATAAAACAAGGGAGCGATTGGATGACTTTTGGGAGCTGATGGACGAGATTCTCAATGCTCTTCTTTTTGTCATGATCGGTTTGGAAGTCCTGGTCCTGGATTTGATGCGGCCCTATTTTGTTGCGGGCTTCCTTCTCATCCCCACCGTCTTGATATCGAGGTTTTTCAGTGTCGGCATACCATTGTCGTTGCTGCGGTATTATAAAGCCCCGCCCCCGTACACGATTCGTATCATGACATGGGGAGGACTTCGCGGGGGTGTTTCGATCGCGCTCGCTCTATCACTGCCCCTGTCTCCGCAGAGGGGATTGATATTAATGTCCACATATATCATCGTTATTTTCGCAATACTTGTACAGGGGCTGACATTCGGGCGGTTGGCCCGATGGGTGTCGGCAAAAATACCGAGTGTTTGA
- a CDS encoding response regulator, which yields MSHRVLIVDDEGLLVRTLVQAFRERGFDIQSASTAEDAQKRFNAGDTFDLLILDNKLPGMSGLDLLEKQSSSLDRTRIILMTAFDTAETQDRCRRLGVDRYLRKPFDLSAILDLASQLVSEDENRGASPQGSNQSSKEGG from the coding sequence GTGTCTCATCGGGTTCTCATCGTTGATGACGAAGGCCTCTTGGTGAGGACGTTGGTTCAAGCCTTTCGAGAGAGAGGTTTCGATATCCAATCGGCTTCAACCGCGGAGGATGCCCAAAAGCGTTTCAACGCTGGGGATACGTTTGACCTTCTGATTTTAGACAACAAACTTCCCGGGATGTCTGGTTTGGATCTTTTAGAGAAACAAAGCTCTTCCCTGGATAGGACGCGGATCATCCTCATGACGGCCTTTGATACTGCTGAAACGCAGGATCGATGCCGTCGGCTTGGTGTGGATCGGTACCTTCGCAAGCCGTTTGACCTGAGCGCCATCTTGGATTTGGCGTCGCAGTTGGTTTCGGAGGATGAAAACAGGGGAGCTTCTCCCCAAGGCAGCAACCAATCCTCAAAAGAGGGGGGGTGA
- the galE gene encoding UDP-glucose 4-epimerase GalE — protein MKVLVTGGAGYIGSVTSSRLLSHGHEVVVLDNLSRGHPEAVSRGCPLEVLDTRDRNGIIDLLRKYGIECVMHFAASSLVGESMEKPLEYFDANTGGMISLLGGMEACGVERIILSSTAAIYGQPEEIPILESAPAKPTNPYGHSKLMCEGLLRWQAQAGRLRFVSLRYFNAAGASPDLGEDHNPETHLIPLALDAAAGRRSELTIFGDDYPTMDGTCVRDYIHVEDLADAHILALKVMEERQSTIVNLGNGKGFSVRQVIDAVEHVTGRKVSTQMGPRRPGDPPVLVASSQKARDILGWKPQKGDLNTIVETAWKWSLRHPNGYGSVAADG, from the coding sequence TTGAAAGTCCTTGTCACGGGCGGCGCAGGATATATCGGGAGTGTCACATCATCCCGGCTTCTCAGTCATGGCCATGAGGTCGTTGTCCTGGATAACCTATCGCGGGGGCATCCTGAGGCCGTTTCAAGAGGCTGTCCACTCGAAGTTTTGGATACCCGGGATCGAAACGGCATCATTGATCTTCTGCGAAAGTATGGCATTGAGTGTGTAATGCATTTCGCGGCCAGCAGCCTGGTCGGGGAATCGATGGAGAAGCCGCTGGAATATTTTGATGCTAATACCGGCGGGATGATCTCCTTGCTGGGAGGGATGGAAGCCTGCGGTGTCGAGCGCATCATCCTGTCATCCACGGCGGCGATTTATGGACAGCCGGAAGAAATTCCAATCCTTGAATCGGCTCCTGCTAAACCGACAAACCCTTATGGGCACTCCAAGTTGATGTGTGAAGGCCTATTGCGATGGCAAGCCCAGGCCGGGCGCCTGCGGTTTGTTTCTCTCCGATACTTCAATGCGGCAGGCGCTTCCCCGGATTTGGGCGAGGATCACAATCCGGAGACGCATCTCATCCCCTTGGCTCTCGATGCGGCGGCCGGTCGGCGCTCCGAACTGACCATCTTTGGCGACGACTACCCAACGATGGATGGGACATGCGTGAGGGATTATATCCATGTGGAGGATCTCGCCGATGCTCATATCCTGGCCTTGAAAGTGATGGAGGAGCGCCAGTCGACCATTGTCAATCTGGGGAATGGAAAGGGTTTCTCCGTGCGTCAGGTGATCGATGCGGTGGAGCACGTCACCGGCCGGAAGGTCAGCACCCAGATGGGACCGAGACGTCCAGGCGATCCCCCCGTCCTCGTCGCATCGTCACAGAAGGCAAGAGACATTCTCGGTTGGAAGCCGCAAAAGGGCGATCTCAATACGATTGTTGAGACAGCGTGGAAATGGTCACTGCGTCATCCAAACGGGTATGGTTCGGTCGCGGCCGATGGATAG
- a CDS encoding replication-associated recombination protein A, with protein sequence MPDSESSDLFDDPEAHPDKSRGSSSARSPLADRLRPRSLEAVVGQEHLTGPGGLLRRVCETGQIPSIIFWGPPGTGKTTLARLLASIPGYRWATFSAVLSGVAEIRAVVKSAKHTFDIKGVRTLLFVDEIHRFNKAQQDAFLPHVEEGTIVLVGATTENPSFKVNDALLSRVHVLVLKSLEPEHLETLMNRALEDSEGGLGEAGLEFDEETRSAVLVLCGGDGRQLFNLLETLAETVVADDLGRRRVTPEHLERVRDRVPLRGDRAGEEHFNLISALQKSIRGSDPDAALYWLVRLLEGGEDPLYVARRLVRTASEDVGLADPQALSQAMAAVHAIQFIGYPEGVLALAQVAVYLCLAPKSNRLESAYQAALEDVREKGSLPVPLHLCNAPTRLMDQLGYGKGYKYPHAFPGSWVSEVYRPEAIQGRRYYQPGSLGMEPRLWDRYVERLREAARLQGEDATRGAEGGTPGDRPSKG encoded by the coding sequence ATGCCGGATTCCGAGTCATCTGATCTCTTCGACGATCCGGAAGCCCATCCCGATAAATCGAGGGGCAGCTCATCCGCACGATCACCTTTAGCGGATCGATTGAGACCTCGTTCGCTTGAGGCGGTTGTCGGTCAGGAGCATCTCACCGGTCCCGGCGGTCTGCTTCGAAGGGTGTGCGAAACGGGACAAATCCCCTCCATTATCTTTTGGGGTCCTCCGGGTACGGGAAAAACGACGCTCGCCCGTCTCCTTGCCTCGATTCCAGGTTACCGTTGGGCGACATTCAGCGCCGTTCTTTCGGGTGTCGCGGAGATCCGGGCCGTCGTTAAATCCGCCAAGCATACCTTTGATATAAAAGGTGTTCGCACCCTCCTCTTTGTCGATGAAATCCACCGATTCAATAAGGCGCAGCAGGACGCCTTTCTTCCCCATGTGGAGGAGGGGACGATTGTCCTGGTGGGCGCCACGACCGAGAACCCATCCTTCAAAGTCAATGATGCCCTCCTTTCCCGGGTGCATGTCTTGGTCCTCAAATCATTGGAGCCCGAGCACCTCGAGACATTGATGAACCGTGCTCTGGAGGATTCAGAGGGAGGGCTCGGTGAGGCGGGATTGGAGTTTGATGAAGAGACCCGCTCCGCCGTGCTGGTTCTTTGCGGAGGGGACGGCCGGCAGCTTTTTAATCTTTTGGAGACACTGGCCGAGACGGTCGTTGCAGATGATCTGGGTCGGCGCCGGGTCACTCCCGAGCATTTGGAGCGGGTTCGTGACCGGGTTCCCTTGAGAGGGGATCGAGCCGGTGAAGAGCATTTCAATCTTATTTCAGCCTTGCAGAAAAGTATCAGGGGGAGCGATCCCGATGCCGCGCTCTACTGGCTGGTCCGTCTCCTTGAAGGGGGGGAGGATCCACTCTATGTGGCCCGTCGATTGGTTCGGACCGCCTCGGAAGATGTTGGTCTCGCCGATCCCCAGGCGCTTTCCCAGGCCATGGCCGCGGTCCATGCCATACAATTTATCGGATACCCGGAGGGGGTGCTGGCTCTCGCTCAAGTGGCCGTCTATTTATGCCTGGCGCCGAAAAGCAATCGATTGGAGTCCGCCTATCAGGCGGCATTGGAGGATGTTCGCGAGAAGGGCAGCCTTCCCGTTCCTCTGCATCTCTGCAATGCGCCGACACGATTGATGGATCAACTCGGCTATGGGAAGGGGTATAAGTATCCTCATGCTTTTCCCGGGAGTTGGGTTTCGGAGGTTTATCGTCCAGAGGCGATCCAGGGGCGGCGCTACTACCAACCCGGCTCCCTTGGAATGGAGCCCCGCCTCTGGGATCGGTATGTGGAACGGTTGCGTGAGGCCGCCCGTCTGCAGGGTGAAGACGCCACAAGGGGGGCTGAGGGGGGAACACCCGGGGATCGCCCATCCAAGGGTTGA
- a CDS encoding MFS transporter — protein MMGNPMNHSSAFMRRRVFNWVPLGVTYALLYMGRYNLTVAKIAFGDLMTKADFGIIFAIGTITYAFAFIINGPMTDKIGGRKAMLLSASGAGVANALMGFFTYTKPETNLVLVFSILYAINMYFQSFGAVSIVKVNSHWFHVRERGMFGGIFGILISTGIFFAFQIGQFIVNLLHTTTSPDGTVVVSAPYWVFWIPSVLLFIFVLINYLMVQDSPSKAGMKDIETGDASSGEDDKPDPIRVILKKVVTNPVVITIGAIEFCTGVLRQGIMHWYPIFAKDLGYYKTFFVTQNWGSMLFLAGATGGMTAGWISDKVFGSRRGPVAGLLYALMAVCVLVMVFGLSHIWVLGVCVFLISYCVIGTHGMLSGTASMDFGGRKNVGTAVGLIDGLVYLGTGVQSLCLGFITESQKGWTFGGYFSDSQRGWSIWPLFLFPFAVIGAILAVRIWKAIPEAAKKRG, from the coding sequence ATGATGGGAAACCCCATGAACCATTCAAGCGCCTTCATGCGCCGGAGGGTTTTTAACTGGGTGCCTTTGGGAGTGACCTACGCCCTGCTCTATATGGGGCGCTACAACCTCACCGTGGCGAAAATCGCCTTCGGCGATCTGATGACAAAAGCCGACTTTGGAATCATCTTCGCCATCGGTACGATCACCTACGCCTTCGCCTTCATCATCAACGGCCCGATGACAGACAAAATCGGCGGCCGCAAGGCGATGCTCCTCTCCGCTTCCGGAGCCGGTGTGGCCAATGCACTGATGGGTTTCTTTACCTATACGAAACCGGAAACGAATCTTGTCTTGGTCTTCTCAATCCTCTACGCGATCAATATGTATTTCCAGAGCTTCGGCGCCGTCAGCATCGTGAAAGTCAACAGCCATTGGTTCCATGTCCGCGAGCGCGGGATGTTCGGTGGAATCTTCGGCATTCTGATCTCGACGGGCATATTCTTCGCATTTCAGATCGGGCAATTCATTGTTAATCTACTCCACACCACCACGAGTCCTGATGGAACGGTTGTCGTGTCGGCCCCCTATTGGGTCTTCTGGATCCCATCCGTCTTACTCTTCATCTTCGTGCTCATCAATTATCTCATGGTCCAGGACAGCCCCAGCAAAGCCGGCATGAAGGATATCGAAACCGGCGACGCCTCAAGCGGTGAAGACGACAAACCTGATCCCATCCGTGTCATCCTGAAGAAGGTCGTAACGAATCCGGTTGTCATCACCATCGGAGCTATTGAGTTCTGCACCGGCGTTCTCCGCCAGGGCATTATGCATTGGTATCCGATTTTCGCGAAGGACTTAGGATATTATAAAACCTTTTTTGTGACCCAGAATTGGGGTTCCATGCTCTTCCTGGCCGGCGCCACCGGCGGGATGACCGCCGGCTGGATCTCAGACAAAGTCTTCGGCTCCCGCCGGGGACCCGTCGCCGGCCTTCTCTATGCCTTGATGGCGGTCTGCGTCCTCGTCATGGTTTTTGGTCTCAGTCATATTTGGGTTTTGGGGGTCTGCGTTTTTCTCATCTCCTATTGTGTCATCGGCACGCATGGGATGCTGTCCGGGACCGCCTCCATGGATTTTGGCGGCCGCAAAAATGTCGGCACGGCTGTCGGTCTGATCGATGGGCTGGTTTATCTTGGAACCGGTGTGCAATCACTCTGCCTCGGCTTTATCACTGAAAGCCAAAAGGGGTGGACCTTTGGCGGCTATTTTAGCGATAGCCAGCGGGGTTGGTCGATCTGGCCCCTCTTCTTATTCCCATTCGCCGTCATTGGAGCGATCTTGGCGGTGAGAATCTGGAAGGCGATCCCGGAGGCGGCCAAGAAAAGGGGTTAG
- a CDS encoding sigma-54 dependent transcriptional regulator has product MKPAKVLVVDDQPLILKSLRRVLEDEGLEVKTTSTGSSGLETFKSWLPRVVVLDMKLPDANGLEILPEMLRTDPGVRVIMVTAYGDTKSAVQAMKLGAQDFLRKPYELEELLHAIQTALRSQEQETQLKVYQRRDRVRYAKDRIIGRCAELRRILGLVRKVARSDATTALITGESGTGKELVTRAIHFQSARRSSPLMELNCSAFQESLLENELFGHERGAFTGATHLKRGLVELSDKGSLLLDEVGELPLGIQAKLLRFLDDQTFRRVGGNADLAVDVRLIAATNADLPTLLNEGRFRKDLFYRLKVVSLHLPPLRERGEDIILLAEHFFKVFNTKFHKNFNQISPKAREALLQYPWPGNVRELKNLLERIVLLEEGTTLELRHLPLELTDLTKQQMISTDLISLEADALERAGRDKGPGRVLLPYTKPPLSSPNSSNRENQKGSNDLRSLREVSEEHILHVLHQVEGNKSRAARILGLSRQGLLDRLKRITESGRVVDPSKN; this is encoded by the coding sequence ATGAAACCAGCAAAAGTCCTTGTTGTCGACGATCAACCTTTGATTTTGAAATCCTTGCGGCGGGTCCTCGAGGATGAAGGTCTGGAGGTCAAGACGACCTCAACAGGATCATCCGGGTTGGAGACATTCAAGAGTTGGCTCCCCCGTGTGGTTGTTCTCGATATGAAACTGCCTGACGCGAATGGTCTGGAGATTCTTCCGGAGATGCTCCGAACCGATCCCGGCGTCCGTGTGATCATGGTCACCGCGTATGGGGACACAAAATCCGCCGTACAGGCGATGAAGCTTGGGGCACAGGATTTTCTACGGAAGCCCTACGAATTGGAAGAGCTGCTGCATGCCATTCAAACGGCTCTGCGCAGCCAGGAACAGGAAACGCAACTCAAAGTTTATCAACGCCGTGATCGTGTGCGATACGCCAAAGATCGAATCATTGGCCGTTGTGCGGAGCTCCGGCGGATTCTCGGATTGGTGCGAAAAGTCGCCCGATCCGATGCCACGACAGCCTTAATTACCGGAGAGAGCGGCACTGGGAAAGAATTGGTGACACGAGCCATCCATTTTCAGAGCGCCCGCCGTAGTTCCCCACTGATGGAATTGAATTGCTCGGCTTTTCAAGAGTCCTTACTCGAAAACGAACTCTTCGGTCATGAAAGAGGGGCTTTCACCGGGGCGACACATTTGAAAAGGGGATTAGTGGAGCTTTCTGATAAGGGATCGCTGCTGCTGGATGAGGTCGGGGAGCTGCCTCTTGGAATACAAGCGAAACTTCTCCGATTTCTGGATGATCAGACCTTCAGACGTGTCGGTGGGAACGCGGATCTGGCGGTGGATGTCCGGCTCATTGCCGCCACAAACGCCGACTTGCCCACACTTTTAAATGAAGGCCGATTCCGCAAAGATTTATTTTACAGGCTCAAGGTTGTAAGTCTGCACCTTCCGCCCCTTAGAGAACGCGGTGAAGACATCATTCTTCTCGCGGAGCACTTTTTTAAGGTGTTCAATACCAAATTCCATAAAAATTTTAATCAGATCTCACCGAAGGCCCGGGAAGCCCTTCTACAATATCCGTGGCCCGGTAATGTAAGAGAATTGAAAAATCTGCTGGAACGCATTGTTCTTTTGGAGGAAGGTACAACATTGGAATTACGCCATCTTCCTCTTGAACTGACGGACTTAACAAAACAGCAGATGATCTCAACCGATCTCATTTCATTGGAGGCTGACGCGCTGGAAAGGGCGGGGAGGGACAAGGGACCCGGGCGTGTTTTATTACCTTATACAAAACCTCCTCTTTCATCGCCGAATTCATCAAATAGAGAAAATCAAAAAGGCTCTAACGATCTCCGATCTTTGCGCGAAGTTTCCGAGGAACATATTCTGCACGTCCTGCATCAGGTCGAGGGAAATAAAAGCCGCGCCGCGCGCATTCTCGGTCTCTCGCGACAAGGCCTGCTTGACCGCTTGAAGAGAATCACCGAATCAGGCCGTGTCGTTGACCCGTCAAAAAACTAG
- a CDS encoding glycyl radical protein produces the protein MNSRIQRLREQSLSSKPILSTERAELLTRFYRDNIDKYPTPILRALSFKYLCEHKVIYIGEEELIVGERGPEPKATPTYPELTCHSIEDLRILNSRSRTDYGVSIESISIYENEIIPFWRGRSLRDQIFNELPRDWVLSYEAGIFTEFMEQRAPGHTVADGKIYLKGMNDFKADIKEVLEKLHFIEDPLALQKKVQLQAMIIAADAVILFARRHADLAQRLAEREIDPHRKQELEKIRETCLRVPAAPPRDFWEALQMYWFCHLAVITELNGWDSFCPGHLDQHLEPFYQNGLHDEVISREEAKELLQSFFIKFNNHPAPPKVGVTAAESGTYTDFTNINLAGLRKDGSSGVGEVSYLLLEVIDELHILQPGQNVQISGETQTEFLHEACRVIRKGYGFPSVFNADMIVKELIRQGKEVEDAREGGASGCVEAGAFGKEAYILTGYLNLPKILEVTLHDGLDPGTGIQLGPETGAPEDFKTFQDLFQAWEMQLHHFIDVKMRGNLLIERIYAERMPAPFLSLITDDCIKKGMDYNEGGARYNTSYIQGVGIGTLTDSFAAIKWIVYDKRILTLADLLTATDADFEGKEELRRLLRNKSPKWGNDDDSADEIMRAAFDAFFAAVDGRPNLRGGTYHINMLPTTCHIYFGSVTGATPDGRRAAEALSEGISPVQGMDRHGPTAVLLSAAKMEHVRTGGTLLNMKFLPHVLEGEDGLKKLAALIRTYFRLGGHHIQFNVVDEKILRQAQVSPEEYRDLIVRVAGYSDYFCDLSESLQDEIISRTAQSAH, from the coding sequence ATGAATTCGAGGATTCAAAGATTGCGTGAGCAAAGCCTCTCATCAAAACCGATTCTATCAACCGAACGGGCGGAATTGTTGACCCGGTTTTATCGAGATAACATCGATAAATATCCGACGCCTATCCTGCGCGCCCTTTCCTTTAAGTACCTTTGTGAACACAAAGTAATCTATATCGGAGAAGAGGAGTTGATAGTCGGGGAAAGGGGGCCGGAACCCAAGGCCACACCCACCTATCCAGAATTGACATGCCATAGTATTGAAGATTTGAGGATCCTTAACAGCAGGAGCCGGACTGATTACGGCGTCTCCATCGAATCGATATCCATCTATGAGAATGAGATCATTCCTTTCTGGAGGGGGCGAAGCCTCAGAGATCAGATTTTCAATGAACTGCCGCGGGATTGGGTGCTGTCTTACGAGGCGGGGATTTTTACAGAATTCATGGAGCAAAGAGCCCCGGGACACACCGTTGCTGATGGGAAAATCTATCTGAAGGGGATGAACGACTTTAAAGCCGACATCAAAGAAGTATTGGAGAAGCTGCATTTCATAGAGGATCCCTTGGCGCTTCAAAAAAAAGTTCAGCTTCAGGCCATGATCATCGCTGCGGATGCGGTGATCCTTTTTGCGCGGCGACATGCCGACCTCGCCCAAAGATTAGCGGAACGGGAAATCGATCCGCATAGAAAACAGGAGCTGGAGAAAATCCGGGAGACTTGTCTCCGTGTGCCGGCGGCTCCTCCCAGGGATTTTTGGGAGGCGCTCCAAATGTACTGGTTCTGTCATTTGGCTGTTATTACGGAACTTAATGGGTGGGATTCTTTCTGCCCCGGTCATCTGGATCAACACCTCGAACCCTTCTATCAGAATGGGTTGCATGATGAAGTCATTTCAAGAGAAGAGGCCAAGGAGCTTCTGCAGAGCTTCTTCATCAAGTTCAACAACCACCCCGCGCCCCCGAAGGTCGGTGTTACGGCCGCCGAAAGCGGGACCTACACCGATTTCACAAATATAAACCTGGCAGGCTTGAGGAAGGACGGCTCCAGCGGTGTCGGTGAGGTTTCCTATCTTCTGTTGGAAGTCATCGATGAGCTGCATATTCTCCAACCTGGCCAGAATGTTCAGATTTCCGGGGAAACTCAGACTGAGTTTCTTCATGAAGCTTGCCGGGTGATCAGGAAGGGGTACGGATTCCCTTCCGTTTTCAATGCCGATATGATCGTCAAAGAGTTGATACGCCAGGGAAAAGAAGTGGAGGATGCCCGCGAAGGAGGGGCCAGCGGTTGCGTCGAGGCGGGCGCCTTCGGCAAAGAAGCCTATATTCTGACCGGTTATCTCAATCTTCCCAAGATCTTGGAAGTGACCCTCCATGACGGTCTGGATCCCGGAACAGGAATCCAATTGGGGCCCGAAACCGGCGCGCCGGAGGATTTTAAGACATTTCAAGATCTGTTTCAGGCTTGGGAAATGCAGCTTCATCATTTTATTGATGTAAAGATGCGCGGGAACCTGCTCATCGAGCGGATCTATGCAGAGCGGATGCCGGCGCCGTTTCTCTCTTTGATCACGGATGATTGTATAAAGAAGGGAATGGACTACAACGAAGGGGGCGCTCGATACAATACGAGTTACATCCAAGGCGTCGGCATCGGGACATTGACCGACAGCTTCGCCGCCATCAAGTGGATTGTCTATGACAAAAGAATCCTGACACTTGCGGATCTTCTCACCGCGACGGACGCTGACTTTGAAGGAAAAGAAGAACTCCGCCGGCTCCTCCGGAATAAATCCCCCAAATGGGGGAATGATGATGACAGCGCGGATGAAATCATGCGTGCGGCCTTTGACGCTTTTTTTGCGGCGGTCGACGGACGTCCGAATCTACGCGGAGGCACGTATCACATTAATATGTTGCCGACGACCTGCCACATCTATTTCGGGTCGGTAACCGGCGCGACGCCGGACGGGCGGAGGGCTGCGGAAGCCCTTTCTGAAGGGATCTCTCCCGTACAAGGCATGGATCGCCACGGACCGACGGCGGTGCTGCTGTCCGCGGCGAAGATGGAGCATGTCAGGACCGGCGGCACGCTGTTGAATATGAAGTTTCTTCCCCATGTTCTCGAAGGCGAGGATGGATTGAAGAAGCTGGCTGCACTCATTCGAACTTACTTCAGGCTCGGAGGGCATCACATCCAATTTAATGTTGTCGATGAGAAGATTCTCCGACAAGCTCAGGTGTCGCCGGAAGAATACCGGGACTTGATTGTTCGCGTCGCCGGCTACAGCGATTACTTTTGTGATCTTTCCGAATCGCTTCAGGATGAGATCATTTCTCGAACGGCCCAGTCGGCCCATTAG
- a CDS encoding glycyl-radical enzyme activating protein, whose amino-acid sequence MTGTCFDIKRYAIHDGPGIRTTVFLKGCPLDCPWCHNPEGKSREREILLIPDRCIECGACLEVCPTSSIVRKGDTIETQTRLCTQCGQCVEVCPSEARRHIGWEISVPELMNRILRDRPFFEESNGGVTFSGGEPFYQPEFLLACLASCREHGLHTAVDTSGFVAKSVLMDSAPLIDLYLFDLKTANDECHRSWTGVSVIPILENLRILDEMDNEVWIRIPLIPGLNDDAPALASLGEFLLSLKRKHPITILPYHMVGSDKARRLLGSMKSFRQFEHPSIETIRRMRDHLASLGLDLQF is encoded by the coding sequence ATGACAGGCACTTGTTTTGATATAAAGCGATATGCGATCCATGACGGCCCGGGAATTCGTACCACTGTTTTCCTCAAAGGATGTCCTCTCGATTGCCCCTGGTGTCATAACCCTGAGGGGAAGAGCCGCGAGCGGGAAATCCTCCTTATTCCGGACCGTTGTATTGAATGCGGTGCCTGTCTGGAGGTATGTCCGACTTCCTCTATCGTTAGAAAAGGGGATACCATTGAAACGCAAACCCGCCTCTGCACTCAATGCGGACAATGCGTTGAAGTATGCCCCTCTGAAGCGAGGAGACACATTGGATGGGAGATCTCGGTGCCGGAACTGATGAATCGCATTCTACGGGATCGTCCTTTTTTTGAGGAATCCAATGGAGGCGTCACCTTCTCGGGAGGTGAGCCGTTTTATCAACCTGAATTTCTCCTTGCCTGTCTGGCATCCTGCCGTGAGCATGGGCTGCATACCGCGGTCGATACCAGCGGCTTTGTCGCCAAAAGCGTTCTGATGGATTCAGCACCTCTGATCGATCTCTATCTTTTTGACTTAAAGACCGCAAATGATGAGTGTCATCGGTCCTGGACCGGCGTATCGGTCATACCGATTCTTGAGAATCTTCGGATATTGGATGAAATGGACAATGAGGTATGGATCCGGATTCCACTGATACCCGGTCTCAATGACGATGCGCCAGCTCTCGCTTCCTTGGGGGAATTCCTGCTCTCATTGAAAAGAAAACATCCCATTACCATCCTGCCCTATCACATGGTAGGCTCTGATAAGGCGAGGCGATTACTAGGATCCATGAAATCCTTCAGGCAATTCGAACACCCTTCAATTGAAACAATCCGCCGCATGAGGGATCATTTGGCCTCCCTGGGTTTGGATCTTCAGTTTTGA